A window of Desulfobacterales bacterium contains these coding sequences:
- a CDS encoding C-GCAxxG-C-C family protein has product MQDAVHEKDDIVLMAATGLEGGCVANGSTCGIASGGALGIALMNDHHLKNNGSCAEAAVLKSVGSYMDWFHDTYSTTQCRERNKVDFHSVTGQLKYFFSARKIIRCMLMAGGAMNYLTLNHNNRLSDTDINSHDGCPPSCHCARDVLSLVRKKTGVGNDRLERLSLVFDGGIGLSGGLCGAVAGSILAINLIHGFNLRHMGYTSNVKKFFTGHINLIKKTPGNSIDSFSIGKEMVNQFKKTAGSIECSQITGQHFDSIETFNQYIEASETCKNLIRLSADIAARAIENNRGLNQNLYI; this is encoded by the coding sequence GTGCAGGATGCAGTCCATGAAAAAGATGATATTGTATTGATGGCCGCGACCGGCCTGGAAGGCGGCTGCGTGGCAAATGGCTCCACCTGCGGCATAGCATCAGGGGGAGCGCTTGGCATTGCGTTAATGAACGATCATCATTTGAAAAACAATGGCAGTTGTGCGGAAGCCGCCGTCCTTAAATCCGTAGGCAGCTATATGGATTGGTTTCATGACACCTACAGCACAACTCAATGCCGGGAAAGAAATAAAGTTGATTTTCACAGTGTGACCGGGCAGCTGAAATATTTTTTTTCCGCCCGTAAAATTATCAGGTGCATGTTAATGGCAGGCGGCGCAATGAATTACCTGACATTGAATCATAACAACAGACTCTCCGACACCGATATTAATAGCCATGATGGTTGCCCCCCTTCCTGTCACTGCGCCCGGGACGTTCTTTCGCTGGTTCGTAAAAAAACAGGGGTCGGAAATGATCGACTTGAAAGACTGTCCCTTGTTTTCGATGGCGGTATTGGCCTAAGTGGTGGTCTTTGCGGGGCTGTGGCGGGATCGATCCTGGCCATTAATCTGATTCATGGATTTAATCTTCGGCATATGGGTTACACTTCCAACGTGAAAAAGTTTTTCACCGGCCACATTAATTTAATAAAAAAAACGCCGGGCAATTCAATTGACTCGTTTTCCATTGGAAAAGAGATGGTGAATCAATTCAAAAAAACCGCTGGTTCCATTGAATGCAGCCAAATTACGGGGCAGCATTTCGATTCTATAGAAACCTTTAACCAATATATCGAAGCTTCCGAAACATGTAAAAATCTTATTCGCCTCTCTGCCGATATAGCCGCAAGGGCTATTGAAAACAACAGAGGGCTCAACCAAAACCTTTATATATGA
- the ptsP gene encoding phosphoenolpyruvate--protein phosphotransferase — translation MAPREHEIILNGISGSPGICIGKAYLVDREGVDVIEKYYISEDQTKDEISRFKNAVKKAKTELAQVIEGLPEDLRHHSYILETHMLLHKDKMLYGKAIEIIETEKVNAEWALKEATSRAKAMFANISDPYLRSRSTDVEHVSDCIMRNLVGAQDLNISNIDKRVVLVANTLSPAETSQIQLERIKGFITNRGGKASHTSIIARTLEIPAVLGLENATEVIENDDIIIVDGNKGVVIVDPDEETLFRYEELSKQYEAQKADAIRTSYQPAVSSDGLRLGIMGNIEQPEEIVAVRDHGGDGIGLFRTEFLYLNRSQYPGEEELFEQYKEVVELMAPKPVTIRTLDINGDKQISAVPTPDEANPALGLRAIRFCLKKTDVFKTQLRAILRAAAHGYVRLLLPMISSCEEVRETLDLLNQAAEELGREGYSFNRDIEIGVMIEVPSSALIADALAELVDFFSVGTNDLVQYTLAIDRVNRHVADLYNPLHPAVIRLLKMVADTAHEKNIRVYICGEMAAEMINLPLLLGLGFEELSMAPQSIPMIKNMIRKINAADAQKFIEKVCAQKSALDTMQLIQETYGDLLTEKFG, via the coding sequence ATGGCGCCCAGAGAGCATGAAATCATATTAAACGGCATTAGCGGATCACCGGGCATCTGCATCGGCAAAGCCTATTTGGTCGACCGCGAGGGCGTTGATGTAATCGAAAAATACTACATCAGCGAAGACCAGACCAAAGACGAAATCTCGCGGTTTAAAAATGCCGTCAAAAAGGCCAAAACCGAGCTGGCCCAGGTAATTGAGGGGCTTCCCGAGGACCTCAGACACCATTCCTATATCCTTGAAACCCACATGCTCCTGCATAAAGACAAAATGCTCTACGGCAAGGCCATCGAGATTATTGAAACCGAGAAGGTAAACGCCGAATGGGCATTAAAAGAGGCCACCTCCCGGGCCAAGGCCATGTTCGCCAATATATCGGATCCGTATTTAAGAAGCCGGTCCACGGATGTTGAGCATGTCTCCGACTGCATCATGCGGAACCTCGTGGGCGCCCAGGATTTAAACATCTCCAATATCGACAAGCGGGTGGTTCTGGTGGCCAATACCCTCTCGCCGGCCGAAACCAGCCAGATCCAGCTGGAGCGCATTAAGGGGTTTATCACCAACCGGGGCGGCAAAGCCTCGCATACCAGTATTATCGCCCGCACCCTTGAAATCCCGGCGGTCCTTGGTCTGGAAAATGCCACGGAAGTCATCGAAAACGATGATATTATCATTGTTGACGGCAACAAGGGCGTGGTTATTGTTGATCCGGACGAGGAGACGCTCTTTCGGTATGAAGAACTGAGCAAGCAGTATGAAGCGCAAAAAGCCGATGCCATCCGGACCAGCTATCAACCGGCAGTCAGCTCCGATGGCCTTCGGCTGGGCATTATGGGTAACATTGAGCAGCCCGAGGAAATTGTGGCGGTCAGGGATCACGGCGGCGACGGCATCGGCCTCTTTCGGACCGAATTTTTGTACCTGAACCGGTCCCAATACCCGGGGGAAGAAGAGCTGTTTGAGCAGTACAAGGAAGTGGTCGAGCTGATGGCCCCCAAGCCGGTGACCATCCGCACACTGGATATCAACGGGGATAAACAAATCTCCGCCGTGCCCACGCCGGATGAGGCCAATCCCGCATTGGGCCTCAGGGCGATCCGGTTCTGCCTTAAAAAAACCGATGTTTTCAAGACTCAACTTCGGGCCATTTTACGGGCCGCCGCCCACGGCTATGTGCGCCTGCTGCTGCCGATGATATCGAGCTGCGAGGAAGTTCGCGAAACACTTGATTTGCTGAATCAGGCAGCCGAGGAACTCGGCCGGGAAGGCTATTCCTTTAACCGGGATATAGAAATCGGGGTGATGATTGAAGTGCCCTCTTCCGCGCTGATCGCAGACGCACTGGCCGAACTGGTGGACTTTTTCAGCGTCGGCACCAATGATCTCGTGCAGTATACCCTGGCCATTGACCGGGTCAACCGGCATGTGGCGGATCTCTATAACCCCCTGCACCCGGCGGTTATCCGGCTTCTCAAAATGGTGGCGGACACGGCGCATGAAAAAAACATCCGGGTCTACATTTGCGGGGAAATGGCCGCAGAAATGATCAACCTGCCGCTGCTGCTGGGGCTGGGATTTGAAGAACTGAGCATGGCGCCGCAGTCCATCCCCATGATCAAAAACATGATCCGTAAAATCAATGCGGCGGATGCGCAGAAATTTATTGAAAAGGTGTGCGCTCAGAAATCCGCCCTGGACACCATGCAGCTGATCCAGGAAACCTACGGCGACCTCTTGACTGAAAAGTTTGGCTAA
- a CDS encoding nucleoside recognition domain-containing protein: protein MNVVFFAIVSIAFVFAAFHQVTGGMADADTTPIQALSQAVVDSAGGAVELAIGLIGVMTLFLGLMKVAEEGGMLRIISRLIRPLMTRLFPEVPPEHPAMGAMILNMSANALGLGNAATPFGIRAMQELDKLNTEKGTATNSMALFLAINTSNITLLPTGVIALRASAGSMEPAAILPTTLFATMGSTIIAVIAAKLYSRFASPDPLQQVGAGTYPHAEAVEESASGNENTDDEADADWAAAYEGDSGYPLWVSALAMGGLVCLIPLTIIYGKIISPWIIPSLIMGFLLFGLIRGVRIYEVFVEGAKDGFQVAVKIIPYLVAILVAVGMFRASGAMEAMVGFLGDFTAKVGLPAEALPMALLRPLSGSGAYGIMASIIQDPGVGPDSYVGYLVSTMQGSTETTFYVIAVYFGAVQVRRIRHTMAAALTADVAGVMFAVLACSYFF from the coding sequence ATGAATGTCGTTTTTTTTGCCATCGTAAGCATCGCCTTTGTGTTTGCCGCGTTCCACCAGGTAACCGGCGGCATGGCGGATGCCGATACCACGCCCATCCAGGCGCTGTCCCAGGCCGTAGTGGATTCGGCGGGCGGGGCGGTGGAGCTGGCCATCGGGCTGATCGGCGTGATGACGCTTTTTCTGGGGCTGATGAAGGTGGCCGAGGAGGGCGGGATGCTGCGCATTATCTCCCGGCTGATCCGGCCCCTGATGACCCGCCTGTTTCCGGAGGTGCCGCCGGAGCATCCGGCCATGGGCGCGATGATTCTCAATATGTCGGCCAATGCCCTGGGGCTGGGCAATGCCGCCACCCCGTTCGGCATCCGGGCCATGCAGGAACTGGATAAGCTAAACACGGAAAAAGGCACGGCCACCAACTCCATGGCCCTGTTTCTGGCCATTAATACCTCCAATATCACCCTGCTGCCCACCGGCGTGATCGCGCTGCGGGCATCGGCCGGGTCCATGGAACCGGCGGCCATTCTGCCCACCACCCTGTTTGCCACCATGGGCTCAACCATTATCGCGGTAATTGCGGCCAAGCTTTACTCAAGGTTCGCCTCGCCGGATCCGCTCCAGCAGGTAGGAGCGGGGACGTATCCCCATGCAGAAGCGGTTGAAGAATCGGCTTCAGGTAATGAGAATACAGATGACGAGGCGGATGCGGATTGGGCGGCGGCGTACGAAGGGGATTCCGGTTATCCCCTGTGGGTGAGCGCACTCGCCATGGGCGGGCTTGTCTGCCTGATTCCGCTTACCATTATCTACGGGAAGATCATTTCTCCCTGGATTATCCCGTCTTTGATAATGGGATTTCTGCTTTTCGGCCTGATCCGGGGGGTGCGCATCTACGAAGTATTTGTGGAAGGGGCCAAGGATGGTTTTCAGGTGGCGGTCAAAATCATTCCCTATCTGGTGGCGATTCTGGTGGCCGTGGGGATGTTTCGGGCCAGCGGCGCCATGGAGGCCATGGTGGGGTTTTTGGGCGATTTTACGGCAAAGGTGGGGCTTCCGGCCGAAGCCCTGCCCATGGCGCTTCTGCGGCCGCTCTCCGGCTCCGGCGCCTATGGGATCATGGCATCAATTATTCAGGACCCCGGCGTCGGCCCGGACAGCTATGTGGGGTATCTGGTCAGCACGATGCAGGGTTCCACGGAGACCACGTTTTACGTAATCGCCGTATATTTCGGCGCGGTTCAGGTCCGCCGGATCCGGCACACCATGGCCGCGGCGCTGACCGCGGATGTGGCGGGTGTCATGTTTGCGGTATTGGCCTGCTCGTATTTTTTTTAA
- the smpB gene encoding SsrA-binding protein SmpB: MDNEHIKIIAENRKARHEFHIDDEIEAGMVLRGTEVKSLREGRANLKDAYANIKNGELYLYQVHISPYPFAYYDNHAPLRPRKLLLHKSELKRLIGKVREKGFTLVPLRIYFKNGKAKVKIALARGKRKYDKREAIKERDLKREMDREKKYRH, from the coding sequence ATGGATAATGAACATATCAAAATTATTGCAGAAAACCGAAAAGCCCGCCATGAATTCCATATCGATGACGAGATTGAAGCGGGTATGGTGCTTCGGGGAACCGAGGTCAAATCCCTGCGGGAAGGCCGGGCCAACTTAAAAGACGCTTACGCGAATATCAAAAACGGGGAACTCTATCTGTATCAGGTGCATATCAGCCCCTACCCCTTTGCGTATTACGACAACCATGCGCCGCTGCGCCCCAGAAAACTCCTGCTGCATAAATCCGAATTAAAACGGCTTATCGGCAAAGTCCGTGAAAAAGGCTTTACCCTGGTGCCCCTTCGGATCTATTTTAAAAACGGCAAGGCCAAAGTTAAAATCGCCCTGGCCCGCGGCAAGCGTAAATACGACAAGCGGGAGGCCATTAAAGAGCGCGATCTTAAAAGAGAGATGGACCGGGAAAAAAAATACCGCCACTAG
- a CDS encoding HTH domain-containing protein, translated as MRDLLKRCKRYLNDALGIQVAFSKHKKTGSLPFFLHDHYDFYALNLLGKEFVALAAKNGDDLTPAKIQKHIHLVSEKLQLQAIFLGGSISSFNRQRLIAYKAPFIIPDNQMYLPDLAIDLKEHFIKARSKTERLGPAAQVVVLYVLLNPDVDAVTPKELADRLDYSTMTMSRAIDEIEAAGLADVSLEGKRRVAQFDKNPRQLWEAAFDYLKTPVRKRLWINGSKNIDLLIAGESALAKYSMLTPPKQPIYAISSKNWKVVQDIMPVTISPYPEEADFQLEIWRYDPKMLANIKTVDPLSLYLSLQETEDERIESALEEMMEKKVQW; from the coding sequence ATGAGAGATCTCCTTAAACGCTGCAAACGTTATTTAAATGATGCTTTAGGCATCCAGGTGGCCTTTTCAAAGCACAAAAAAACCGGCTCGCTCCCTTTTTTTCTCCACGATCACTATGACTTTTATGCACTCAATCTGCTGGGAAAAGAATTTGTTGCGCTGGCTGCAAAAAACGGTGATGACCTGACCCCGGCCAAAATACAGAAACATATCCACCTAGTTAGCGAAAAGCTTCAATTACAGGCTATTTTTCTCGGGGGAAGCATTTCCTCCTTTAATCGGCAACGCTTGATTGCATATAAGGCCCCATTTATCATTCCGGACAACCAGATGTATCTGCCGGATCTGGCCATTGATTTAAAAGAACATTTTATTAAGGCCCGGTCAAAGACTGAAAGATTAGGCCCTGCGGCCCAGGTTGTGGTGCTTTACGTCCTGTTGAATCCGGACGTGGATGCCGTGACGCCCAAGGAATTGGCGGATAGATTGGATTATTCAACGATGACGATGTCGCGCGCAATTGATGAAATCGAAGCAGCGGGTCTGGCTGATGTGTCTTTAGAGGGTAAGCGGCGGGTGGCGCAATTTGATAAAAACCCTCGCCAACTATGGGAGGCAGCATTTGATTACTTGAAAACGCCGGTAAGAAAAAGATTGTGGATAAATGGTTCTAAAAACATCGACTTGCTGATAGCCGGGGAGTCTGCACTGGCCAAATATTCCATGCTGACGCCTCCCAAACAGCCGATATATGCCATTTCATCAAAAAATTGGAAGGTTGTCCAAGATATAATGCCTGTTACGATTTCCCCATATCCCGAGGAGGCGGACTTTCAGTTGGAAATTTGGCGTTATGATCCGAAAATGCTTGCAAACATAAAGACAGTAGATCCTTTGTCCCTGTATTTAAGCTTACAGGAAACAGAAGATGAACGGATTGAATCAGCCTTAGAGGAAATGATGGAGAAGAAAGTGCAATGGTAA
- a CDS encoding Fic family protein, which yields MKRKLQGQYVDIFTTGEKAKAFIPAPLPPRPPINWTTELRSKFDQALLAIGRLDSVSTLLSDTSLFLYMYVRKEAVLSSMIEGTQASISDLLLFELDQEPGVPLDDVREVSNYVAALDYGRNRLAGGFPISLRLIREIHRVLLTNRRGSNNEAGEFRRSQNWIGGTRPGNAVFVPPPAEQVLECMGKLELFLHDQPEATPVLLKAALAHLQFETIHPFLDGNGRLGRLLITLLLCEHKVLQEPMLYLSLYFKAHRQYYYELLDGVRLSGDWEAWLDFFAEAIIVTAAQAVETAQLLVNLSNQNRMKISRIGRAASSALAVHHALMKHPIATSGWLVEETGLTPATVNKSLDHLVRIGIVRELTERKRNRLFSYTDYVEVMNRGTELPDT from the coding sequence ATGAAAAGAAAACTGCAAGGTCAATATGTTGACATATTTACAACAGGCGAAAAGGCAAAGGCCTTCATCCCTGCTCCGCTACCGCCGCGCCCGCCAATCAACTGGACGACGGAACTTCGAAGTAAGTTCGACCAGGCATTACTGGCGATAGGGCGCCTGGACAGCGTTTCAACTCTCTTATCTGACACCTCCCTTTTCCTGTATATGTATGTCAGAAAAGAAGCGGTGCTTTCCTCCATGATCGAGGGGACCCAGGCCTCAATTTCAGATCTGCTGCTGTTTGAACTGGACCAGGAACCGGGCGTACCCCTGGATGACGTGCGCGAAGTCAGCAATTATGTGGCGGCCCTGGATTACGGTCGGAACCGCCTGGCGGGTGGGTTTCCAATATCCCTCAGGTTAATCAGGGAAATTCACAGGGTGCTGCTGACAAATAGACGAGGCAGCAATAACGAAGCCGGTGAGTTCAGGCGCAGTCAGAACTGGATTGGCGGCACCCGCCCAGGGAATGCTGTTTTTGTTCCGCCGCCGGCAGAGCAGGTACTTGAGTGTATGGGCAAACTCGAACTATTCCTGCATGATCAGCCGGAAGCGACGCCGGTGCTGCTCAAGGCGGCACTGGCCCATTTGCAGTTTGAAACAATTCACCCCTTCCTTGATGGCAACGGCCGGCTTGGGCGTCTCCTTATCACGCTGCTCCTATGCGAACATAAAGTATTGCAGGAGCCAATGCTTTATTTAAGCCTCTATTTTAAAGCCCACCGCCAGTATTATTATGAGCTATTGGATGGCGTCCGATTATCTGGCGACTGGGAAGCATGGCTGGATTTCTTTGCTGAGGCAATTATTGTGACGGCTGCCCAGGCTGTGGAAACGGCCCAACTGCTTGTCAATCTCTCAAATCAGAACCGCATGAAAATCAGTCGGATTGGTCGTGCGGCAAGCTCCGCCCTGGCCGTCCACCATGCATTGATGAAGCATCCAATTGCGACATCGGGCTGGTTGGTCGAGGAAACCGGGCTCACCCCGGCAACGGTCAATAAGTCCCTGGATCATTTAGTGCGTATTGGCATTGTGCGGGAACTAACCGAGCGGAAACGAAACCGGCTGTTCAGCTATACCGATTACGTTGAGGTTATGAATCGGGGAACTGAGCTCCCTGATACGTGA
- a CDS encoding TIGR00730 family Rossman fold protein, which translates to MESKKMDKMNKTPERHQYLIDEFKLGESWRVFRIIGEFVDGVDTLHDVGPAVSIFGSARMGADCPHYQAAVRMAEMLVENGFAVITGGGGGIMEAGNKGAAQKGGASVGLNIQLPMEQQPNPYANVKLEFKYFFIRKVMFVKYAMAYIIMPGGFGTLDELFEAVTLIQTRRIKPLPVILYDSAYWCGLIEWIKCQLLENAMISPVDLDILKMADSPEEVIAIVKDTVPEP; encoded by the coding sequence ATGGAAAGTAAAAAAATGGATAAAATGAATAAAACCCCTGAGAGGCATCAGTATCTGATCGATGAGTTCAAGCTCGGCGAATCCTGGCGGGTGTTCAGGATTATCGGTGAATTCGTCGACGGCGTGGATACCCTGCATGATGTGGGGCCGGCGGTCAGCATATTCGGTTCCGCCCGCATGGGCGCGGACTGTCCGCACTACCAGGCCGCGGTGCGAATGGCGGAAATGCTGGTGGAAAACGGATTTGCCGTTATCACCGGCGGGGGCGGCGGCATTATGGAGGCCGGCAATAAGGGGGCGGCCCAAAAAGGCGGGGCCTCGGTGGGGCTCAATATCCAGCTGCCCATGGAGCAGCAGCCCAACCCCTATGCGAATGTAAAGCTTGAATTCAAGTACTTTTTTATCCGCAAGGTCATGTTTGTCAAATATGCCATGGCCTATATTATCATGCCGGGCGGATTCGGTACGCTGGATGAGCTGTTTGAGGCGGTCACCCTTATTCAAACCCGCCGGATTAAGCCCCTGCCGGTAATCCTCTATGATTCCGCATACTGGTGCGGGCTGATCGAGTGGATCAAGTGCCAGCTCCTTGAAAATGCCATGATATCCCCGGTGGATCTGGATATTCTGAAAATGGCGGATTCGCCGGAAGAGGTCATCGCCATTGTCAAGGACACGGTCCCCGAACCTTAA
- a CDS encoding phage holin family protein yields MRINITRYYRHSNQSPYGPGGGGNPLIFWLLVRWLCLTGAIMLTEYMVAGIQVAGFGHALGAAMVLGVLNIILRPILFILTLPITIMTLGLFTFLINALMLKMASGLMPGFSVIGFWSAIFGALIISVINWLLNAIIKDSTGGGPGGRGGPGARKSEEYIDMKKQDDRWE; encoded by the coding sequence ATGCGAATTAATATCACCCGATATTACCGGCATTCCAATCAATCCCCGTATGGCCCGGGCGGCGGCGGCAACCCGCTTATCTTCTGGCTGCTGGTCAGATGGCTCTGCCTGACCGGGGCCATTATGCTGACGGAATATATGGTAGCCGGTATCCAGGTGGCGGGATTTGGCCATGCCCTGGGCGCGGCCATGGTGCTGGGCGTGTTAAACATCATCCTGCGGCCGATTCTCTTTATCCTCACCCTGCCGATCACCATCATGACGCTGGGGCTTTTTACCTTTCTCATCAATGCCCTGATGTTAAAAATGGCCTCCGGCCTGATGCCGGGATTCTCGGTGATCGGTTTCTGGTCGGCGATATTCGGGGCGCTTATTATCAGCGTGATCAACTGGCTCTTGAATGCGATAATCAAGGATTCCACCGGCGGGGGCCCGGGTGGGCGAGGCGGGCCGGGGGCGCGCAAAAGCGAGGAATACATTGATATGAAAAAACAGGACGACCGCTGGGAATGA
- a CDS encoding type II toxin-antitoxin system RelE/ParE family toxin — MLKGDREGQFSISINDQWRICFRFFEGDAYDVEITDYH, encoded by the coding sequence ATGTTAAAAGGGGACAGGGAAGGGCAATTCTCAATATCCATAAATGACCAGTGGCGGATTTGTTTTCGTTTCTTTGAAGGCGATGCGTATGATGTGGAAATAACTGATTACCATTGA
- a CDS encoding HigA family addiction module antitoxin codes for MGINNTIKREIQPTHPGEMLREDYLPDYDLNATSLARALGVSRQTINELLREKRSVSPLMALKLSRLFGNSPEFWLSAQHAIDLWKAEQDFKKELSTINPLNAA; via the coding sequence ATGGGGATTAATAATACAATAAAGCGAGAAATACAGCCTACACATCCTGGCGAAATGCTACGTGAAGATTATTTGCCGGATTATGATTTAAATGCGACTTCACTTGCTAGAGCTTTAGGCGTATCCCGGCAAACAATTAACGAGCTTCTCAGGGAAAAACGTTCTGTTTCACCATTGATGGCGTTAAAGCTGTCCCGACTATTTGGAAATTCTCCGGAATTTTGGTTGTCCGCCCAGCATGCAATAGATTTGTGGAAAGCCGAGCAGGATTTTAAAAAAGAACTGTCGACTATTAATCCGCTAAATGCTGCTTGA
- a CDS encoding site-specific DNA-methyltransferase, with translation MKTDHRLFFADSKKMKAVADQSIDLVVTSPPYPMIEMWDDTFAAQSQKVAAALKDQNRDQAFEMMHQVLDKVWNEVVRILKPGGFACINIGDATRTIGSRFMLYPNHARILSYLYGKGLCPLPAVLWRKQTNAPNKFMGSGMLPAGAYVTLEHEYVLILRKGDKREFDIPSEKADRRRSALFWEERNQWFSDVWMDLKGARQAMQDKKVRERSGAFPFELAYRLINMYSVAGDTVLDPFLGAGTTMIAAMVAARNSIGFELESEFVEEIRRTVDQMVPFGNQVITDRLARHRDFVKDRLASGKAIKHESSAYGFPVVTNQEKEIFFHRPQQVDSEGRDRFAVSYKTAPLEDDMYQPAKTAEPIAEPAAETAEPKSPKQQELF, from the coding sequence ATGAAGACTGACCATCGGCTGTTTTTTGCGGATTCAAAAAAGATGAAGGCGGTGGCTGATCAGAGCATCGATCTGGTCGTCACCTCCCCGCCGTATCCCATGATCGAGATGTGGGATGACACGTTTGCCGCGCAGAGCCAAAAAGTCGCCGCTGCTCTCAAAGATCAAAACCGCGACCAGGCCTTTGAGATGATGCATCAGGTGCTGGATAAGGTGTGGAATGAAGTGGTGCGCATATTAAAGCCGGGTGGCTTTGCCTGTATCAACATCGGCGATGCCACGCGCACGATTGGCAGCCGGTTCATGCTGTATCCCAATCATGCCCGCATTCTTTCCTATCTATACGGTAAGGGCCTGTGCCCGCTGCCGGCCGTTTTATGGCGCAAGCAGACCAATGCCCCGAACAAGTTTATGGGCTCCGGCATGCTGCCGGCCGGCGCCTACGTGACCCTGGAGCATGAATACGTCCTGATCTTAAGAAAAGGCGATAAGCGCGAATTTGACATCCCTTCGGAAAAGGCGGACAGGCGCAGAAGCGCTTTATTCTGGGAGGAGCGAAATCAGTGGTTCTCAGACGTATGGATGGATTTGAAAGGCGCGCGCCAGGCAATGCAGGACAAGAAGGTGCGGGAGAGAAGCGGCGCGTTTCCGTTTGAGCTCGCCTACCGGCTTATCAATATGTATTCCGTGGCCGGCGACACCGTTCTGGACCCGTTCCTGGGGGCGGGTACCACCATGATCGCCGCAATGGTTGCGGCCCGAAATTCCATCGGGTTTGAGCTGGAGAGCGAGTTTGTTGAGGAGATCCGCAGAACCGTGGATCAAATGGTGCCTTTCGGCAATCAGGTGATCACCGACCGCCTGGCCCGGCACAGGGATTTTGTTAAAGACCGGCTGGCTTCAGGAAAGGCGATCAAGCACGAGAGCAGCGCATACGGGTTTCCGGTGGTGACGAACCAGGAGAAAGAGATCTTTTTTCACCGCCCGCAGCAGGTGGACAGCGAGGGCAGGGATCGATTTGCCGTCTCATACAAAACTGCGCCTTTAGAAGATGATATGTATCAGCCGGCAAAGACGGCCGAACCAATAGCGGAGCCGGCGGCAGAAACCGCCGAACCGAAAAGCCCCAAACAGCAGGAATTATTCTGA
- a CDS encoding arginine decarboxylase, pyruvoyl-dependent, which translates to MYVPRYIFFTKGVGRDKAQLASFENALREAGIAHLNLVQVSSIFPPGCKILDKEKGLAKLEAGEITHCVMAREESREPGRRLVASIGLALPEGNERYGYLSEHHGYGQTETEAGEFAEDIAASMLATTLGIEFDPDKDYDERRDIYKMSGKIIHSRHISQAALGAEGNLWTTVLAAAIFVK; encoded by the coding sequence ATGTATGTGCCACGATATATATTTTTTACCAAAGGGGTGGGGCGGGATAAGGCCCAGCTCGCCTCGTTTGAGAATGCCCTGCGGGAGGCCGGCATTGCGCATTTGAACCTGGTTCAGGTGTCTTCCATATTCCCGCCGGGCTGTAAAATTCTGGATAAGGAAAAAGGTCTGGCAAAGCTTGAGGCCGGCGAGATTACCCACTGTGTTATGGCCAGGGAGGAAAGCCGCGAGCCCGGCCGCCGCTTGGTGGCAAGCATCGGCCTGGCCCTGCCCGAAGGTAATGAGCGCTACGGATACCTGTCCGAGCATCACGGCTACGGGCAGACCGAAACCGAAGCCGGCGAGTTTGCCGAAGATATTGCCGCCTCCATGCTGGCCACCACATTGGGCATTGAATTCGATCCGGACAAGGACTATGATGAACGCCGGGATATTTACAAAATGTCCGGAAAAATCATTCATTCCCGGCATATCAGCCAGGCCGCCCTCGGTGCGGAGGGCAATCTTTGGACAACCGTCTTAGCAGCAGCGATATTTGTAAAATGA
- a CDS encoding HPr family phosphocarrier protein, producing MNDLKKQLAKDVTITNELGLHARPAAMIAELASQAQSNVWLTKDDQCVDASSIIDILSLACLEGSTVTLQIEDPADAEILNKLYELFKSGFGE from the coding sequence ATGAATGATTTAAAAAAGCAGCTCGCAAAAGATGTGACGATTACCAATGAACTCGGCCTTCATGCCAGGCCGGCGGCCATGATCGCCGAACTGGCAAGCCAAGCGCAATCCAATGTCTGGCTGACGAAAGATGATCAATGCGTGGACGCCTCGAGCATCATCGACATCCTCTCACTGGCCTGCTTAGAGGGATCAACCGTCACCCTTCAAATTGAAGATCCGGCAGACGCGGAAATCTTGAACAAACTCTACGAGCTTTTTAAATCCGGATTCGGGGAGTAA